The proteins below are encoded in one region of Parvicella tangerina:
- a CDS encoding DUF2272 domain-containing protein: MKTRHYILIMCLLLLSSSIAWYFVRKQKNGFKDRLVSLAKKEVEKWKGYTELSPFVSDWLIAYWKAVGKMFSKSDMQNPSVQATYPWSSAFISYLFFSAGANSQFPYSAAHSGYFQEAKRNRNNPNAPLVGYRINEYTPKKGDLIVYTRESGKGYDTDGHFAAHGELIIEEGNGYLKTAGGNVGDSTGYSRFTTDQNGYITTNEKPVFMVIKNNIK, translated from the coding sequence TTGAAAACAAGGCATTACATATTGATTATGTGTCTGCTCTTGCTAAGTAGTAGCATAGCTTGGTATTTTGTAAGAAAGCAGAAAAATGGGTTTAAAGATCGGTTAGTATCGTTAGCCAAGAAAGAGGTGGAAAAATGGAAGGGTTATACCGAATTATCTCCGTTTGTTTCAGATTGGCTCATTGCCTATTGGAAGGCAGTTGGAAAAATGTTCTCTAAATCAGATATGCAAAACCCATCCGTACAGGCTACTTATCCTTGGTCAAGTGCTTTTATATCCTACCTGTTCTTTTCCGCTGGTGCGAACAGTCAATTTCCCTATAGCGCAGCCCATAGTGGTTACTTCCAAGAGGCAAAACGAAACAGGAATAATCCCAATGCCCCTTTAGTTGGCTATAGGATCAATGAGTACACACCTAAAAAAGGAGATCTCATAGTTTACACGAGAGAGTCAGGTAAAGGATATGATACCGATGGTCATTTCGCGGCTCACGGAGAATTGATCATTGAAGAAGGAAATGGCTATCTGAAGACGGCAGGCGGAAATGTTGGGGATTCAACGGGATATTCGAGATTTACAACTGATCAGAACGGCTATATTACAACCAATGAAAAGCCTGTCTTTATGGTGATAAAGAATAATATCAAATGA
- a CDS encoding NDR1/HIN1-like protein has product MKTGVKIGTAVAGTGFSLGLFGLWFSNQIDYQPISIQVHTISATAINFKVVFSVENPTQFNVKVSKQFYEIFIAGHLVSKASAEQSFRVMKRGTSTLLVDLQIKFDDIKEKIPAFNGVDMMLLNDLQVTVSGKLSAKIGVLPVFPIPIRSYFTIGDLL; this is encoded by the coding sequence ATGAAAACGGGAGTAAAAATAGGAACAGCAGTCGCAGGAACAGGATTTAGTCTAGGGCTATTTGGACTTTGGTTTTCCAATCAAATAGACTATCAACCGATCTCTATTCAAGTCCATACAATTAGCGCAACAGCGATCAACTTTAAAGTAGTGTTTTCGGTAGAGAATCCAACCCAATTTAATGTTAAGGTCAGCAAGCAGTTTTATGAAATTTTTATTGCGGGACATCTTGTATCTAAAGCAAGTGCAGAGCAGAGTTTTCGAGTTATGAAAAGAGGAACTTCTACATTGCTAGTTGACTTACAAATCAAATTTGATGACATAAAAGAGAAGATTCCTGCCTTTAATGGTGTAGATATGATGCTGCTGAATGATCTGCAAGTTACGGTTTCAGGTAAGTTGTCTGCTAAAATTGGAGTACTACCCGTATTCCCAATACCTATTCGATCCTATTTCACGATAGGAGATTTATTATAA
- a CDS encoding type VII secretion EssA family protein — protein sequence MNVDTKISGWNFGRVSPITEAYYSANGASTLDDLRKSLEKLENRLVELPAVLKNYQDAISRMQSDINYLAGLSNRKKKKWSKENGGKDVGQVIYDLEKKIDVYEGKIDSAKAEQKRLPSRISDLKNQIKALVEAEGKGIEKGLDPEAAKQLGEIEVAKQQQELEFQKQQQQAQQKQAEQQQQEKEEADKKASQTQWFIIAGVGLLLIIGIIVAIKKFRANQLKVAAS from the coding sequence ATGAATGTAGATACAAAAATATCAGGATGGAATTTTGGTCGAGTAAGTCCGATTACTGAAGCGTATTATTCAGCCAATGGCGCAAGCACGCTGGATGATCTTAGAAAGAGCCTTGAAAAGCTGGAGAACAGATTGGTTGAGTTGCCTGCTGTGCTAAAGAACTATCAAGATGCTATTTCAAGAATGCAGTCAGACATTAACTATTTAGCAGGACTGAGCAATCGAAAAAAGAAGAAGTGGTCAAAAGAAAATGGGGGAAAAGATGTAGGACAGGTGATTTACGACTTGGAAAAGAAGATTGATGTATATGAAGGCAAAATAGATTCAGCCAAAGCAGAACAAAAGCGATTGCCATCAAGAATAAGCGATCTTAAAAACCAGATCAAAGCATTAGTTGAGGCAGAAGGAAAAGGAATTGAAAAAGGGCTTGACCCTGAAGCTGCCAAACAACTAGGAGAAATTGAAGTCGCTAAGCAGCAGCAAGAGTTAGAATTTCAAAAGCAACAACAACAGGCGCAGCAAAAACAAGCTGAACAGCAGCAACAAGAAAAGGAAGAAGCCGACAAGAAAGCAAGTCAAACCCAGTGGTTCATTATCGCAGGAGTCGGTCTATTGTTAATCATTGGAATCATAGTGGCGATTAAGAAATTCAGAGCCAATCAATTAAAAGTGGCAGCATCATGA
- a CDS encoding DUF3606 domain-containing protein, translating into MADDLDQKQPEDPTKINVGQQWEIDYWTEKLGVTEKQLKDAVAKVGVMVKDVKAELGI; encoded by the coding sequence ATGGCAGATGATTTAGATCAAAAACAACCAGAAGACCCAACAAAAATAAATGTAGGTCAGCAATGGGAAATTGATTATTGGACGGAAAAACTAGGTGTTACCGAAAAGCAGTTAAAAGATGCGGTAGCTAAAGTTGGTGTCATGGTTAAGGATGTAAAAGCTGAATTGGGTATTTGA